A single region of the Gephyromycinifex aptenodytis genome encodes:
- the rpsI gene encoding 30S ribosomal protein S9 — MTDHTPDTELEVDEPVLSEYTTESSAPVDGEAARRPSASAPGAATGRRKQAIARVRIVPGTGEWKINGRTLEEYFPNKVHQQIVNEPLKVLELDGAYDVLVRVHGGGPSGQAGAVRLGVARSLNGVDEELNRPVLKKAGFLTRDSRVPERKKAGLKKARKAPQYSKR; from the coding sequence GTGACTGACCACACCCCCGACACCGAGCTCGAGGTCGACGAGCCCGTGCTGTCTGAATACACCACCGAGTCGTCTGCGCCGGTGGACGGCGAGGCCGCGCGTCGGCCGTCCGCGTCCGCGCCCGGTGCCGCGACTGGCCGCCGCAAGCAGGCCATCGCCCGCGTTCGCATCGTGCCTGGCACGGGCGAGTGGAAGATCAACGGCCGCACCCTGGAGGAGTACTTCCCCAACAAGGTGCATCAGCAGATCGTCAACGAGCCCCTGAAGGTGCTCGAGCTCGACGGCGCGTACGACGTGCTCGTGCGTGTGCACGGCGGTGGCCCCTCGGGTCAGGCCGGCGCTGTTCGGCTCGGCGTGGCGCGCTCCCTGAACGGGGTCGACGAGGAGCTGAACCGTCCTGTCCTGAAGAAGGCAGGGTTCCTCACCCGCGACTCCCGCGTTCCTGAGCGCAAGAAGGCGGGTCTCAAGAAGGCCCGTAAGGCGCCTCAGTACTCCAAGCGCTGA
- the glmM gene encoding phosphoglucosamine mutase: MGRLFGTDGVRGLANRDLTAELTMDLSVAAAHTLRSEGEFAGHRPRAIVGRDPRASGEFLSCATIAGLASAGVDVYDAGVLPTPAIAFLVSDYGVDLGAMLSASHNAMPDNGIKFFARGGHKLGDALEDDIEKRLGTPWERPVGEAVGRVRRLTDGAERYLNHLVEALPNRLDGLHVVLDTAHGAASEVAPEAFRRAGARVTQIGGEPDGLNINEGYGSTHLDKIQAAVVEEGADLGIAVDGDADRCLAVDASGLIVDGDKIMTILTLAMRERHALVGNTVVVTVMSNLGMLQALEREGISYVQTAVGDRYVLEEMKRGGYAIGGEQSGHVILSDHGTTGDGTLTGLMLAARVAQTATTLSELASAMTELPQVLINVKNVDKDRVAQDEGLQAAVAQVEAELGAEGRVLLRKSGTEPLVRVMVEANTLERATQCAERLADVVRDRLAL, encoded by the coding sequence ATGGGTCGACTCTTCGGCACGGACGGTGTCCGCGGTCTCGCCAACCGGGACCTCACCGCAGAACTCACGATGGACTTGTCCGTCGCAGCCGCGCACACCCTTCGCTCTGAGGGGGAGTTCGCTGGTCACCGGCCTCGCGCCATCGTCGGGCGGGACCCGCGCGCCTCGGGTGAGTTTCTCTCCTGCGCGACCATCGCGGGGCTGGCTTCGGCTGGCGTCGACGTCTACGACGCGGGGGTCCTACCTACCCCCGCGATCGCCTTCCTCGTCTCCGACTACGGGGTAGATCTGGGCGCGATGCTCTCGGCCTCCCACAACGCGATGCCCGACAACGGCATCAAGTTCTTCGCACGCGGCGGTCACAAGCTTGGCGATGCGCTGGAAGACGACATCGAAAAGCGTCTCGGCACCCCGTGGGAGCGGCCGGTGGGTGAGGCGGTCGGACGGGTTCGGCGTCTCACCGACGGGGCGGAGCGGTACCTGAACCATCTCGTCGAGGCCCTGCCCAACCGCCTGGATGGTCTGCACGTGGTCCTGGACACCGCTCACGGTGCGGCCAGTGAGGTTGCGCCAGAAGCTTTCCGCCGGGCTGGTGCCCGGGTGACCCAGATCGGTGGCGAGCCCGATGGGCTCAACATCAACGAAGGCTACGGGTCGACCCACCTGGACAAGATCCAGGCGGCGGTCGTTGAAGAGGGCGCCGACCTGGGTATTGCCGTTGACGGCGACGCAGACCGCTGCCTGGCGGTCGACGCCAGCGGGCTGATCGTCGACGGTGACAAGATCATGACCATCCTGACCTTGGCGATGCGTGAGCGCCATGCGCTCGTCGGGAACACCGTAGTCGTGACGGTCATGAGCAACCTGGGGATGCTGCAGGCGCTGGAGCGCGAAGGCATCTCTTATGTGCAAACCGCCGTAGGCGACCGCTACGTCCTGGAGGAGATGAAGCGCGGTGGCTACGCCATCGGTGGCGAGCAGTCGGGCCACGTCATCCTCAGTGACCACGGCACCACCGGCGACGGCACGTTGACCGGCCTGATGTTGGCCGCACGTGTGGCCCAGACCGCGACCACCCTCTCCGAACTGGCGTCGGCCATGACGGAACTGCCGCAGGTCCTGATCAACGTCAAGAACGTGGACAAGGACCGTGTCGCTCAGGACGAAGGTCTGCAGGCTGCGGTGGCTCAGGTGGAAGCCGAATTGGGCGCAGAGGGTCGGGTTCTGCTGCGCAAATCGGGCACCGAACCTTTGGTGCGGGTGATGGTCGAGGCCAACACCTTGGAGCGGGCCACGCAGTGCGCTGAGCGCCTGGCCGACGTGGTTCGGGACCGTCTCGCGTTGTGA
- a CDS encoding ABC transporter ATP-binding protein, translating into MSQIKLTNLVKKYGDGFPAVNDVSLDIADGEFMIFVGPSGCGKSTLLRMIVGLEDITSGELLIGDRRVNDLAPRDRNLAMVFQNYALYPHLTVFENIAFPLRLQKGKHSEEEIQAKVRKASAMLELDENLERKPGNLSGGQRQRVAMGRAIVREADAFLFDEPLSNLDAKLRGQMRTEIARMQRRMGITTVYVTHDQTEAMTLGDRVTVLKKGVIQQCASPRELYEQPLNLFVAGFIGTPPMNFLPARVQNDTLSLPFVDVPVSGDLAEKVRGKELVIVGIRPEYLKDASLGDAQAQGAVSFHAPVDQTEWLGNEQYAYIPYHADDAVQHKLDELDRELDGEGSRTVMVVNLDGRSRIREGEEAELYFDPALMHVFDPETGACLTRNEERAAQIARESEEDRKRALQRAHDRDHQEAEASV; encoded by the coding sequence ATGTCCCAGATCAAACTCACAAATCTCGTCAAGAAGTACGGTGACGGGTTTCCCGCGGTGAACGATGTTTCGCTGGACATCGCGGACGGCGAATTCATGATCTTCGTCGGCCCCTCGGGTTGCGGAAAGTCGACGCTACTGCGGATGATCGTCGGCCTGGAGGACATCACCTCCGGAGAGCTGCTCATCGGCGATCGTCGCGTCAACGACCTCGCGCCGCGGGACCGCAACCTGGCCATGGTTTTCCAGAACTACGCCTTGTACCCGCACCTGACGGTCTTCGAGAACATCGCGTTCCCGTTGCGACTGCAGAAGGGTAAGCACTCCGAGGAGGAGATCCAGGCCAAGGTGCGCAAGGCCTCGGCCATGCTTGAGCTCGACGAGAACCTGGAGCGCAAGCCCGGCAACCTCTCCGGTGGTCAACGTCAACGGGTGGCAATGGGGCGGGCCATCGTGCGCGAGGCCGACGCCTTCCTCTTCGACGAGCCGCTGTCCAACCTGGATGCCAAGTTGCGCGGTCAGATGCGCACCGAAATCGCCCGAATGCAGCGCCGGATGGGCATCACGACCGTCTACGTCACCCACGACCAGACCGAGGCGATGACCCTCGGAGACCGGGTGACCGTGCTGAAGAAGGGCGTCATCCAGCAGTGCGCCAGCCCGCGCGAACTGTACGAACAGCCGCTCAACCTCTTCGTCGCGGGATTCATCGGCACCCCGCCGATGAACTTCCTGCCGGCTCGAGTGCAGAACGACACGCTCTCGCTGCCGTTCGTCGACGTCCCGGTCTCGGGTGATCTTGCCGAGAAGGTGCGGGGTAAAGAGCTCGTCATCGTCGGTATCCGCCCCGAGTACCTCAAGGACGCCAGCCTCGGCGATGCTCAGGCACAAGGCGCGGTCTCCTTCCACGCACCTGTGGACCAGACAGAGTGGCTGGGCAACGAGCAGTACGCCTACATCCCCTACCACGCCGATGATGCGGTCCAGCACAAGCTGGACGAGCTCGACCGCGAGCTGGACGGTGAGGGTTCGCGTACGGTCATGGTCGTCAACCTCGACGGACGCTCACGGATCCGGGAGGGCGAAGAAGCGGAACTGTACTTCGACCCGGCCCTCATGCACGTCTTCGACCCCGAAACGGGCGCTTGCCTGACGCGCAACGAGGAACGTGCTGCGCAGATCGCTCGCGAGAGCGAGGAAGACCGCAAGCGGGCCCTGCAGCGCGCACACGACCGCGACCACCAGGAGGCCGAAGCCAGCGTCTGA
- a CDS encoding DUF4245 domain-containing protein, which produces MGTWRSLVISMLVMLGFVWLWLALSPRASHLEQREVDVMSVARQVNREAGLKVSVPQLQAPWTATSARYARSAEGLMTWYAGYHVTGDDSVFVGLRQTASDADPRAKDSWLAEATRDGREMGTVDIGGRTWTRHETGGEPVRRSLVSEEGGLLTVVEGLGPQERLTEFAGSLRPYKP; this is translated from the coding sequence ATGGGCACGTGGCGCAGCCTGGTGATCTCGATGCTCGTCATGTTGGGGTTCGTCTGGTTGTGGCTCGCGCTCAGCCCACGAGCCAGCCACTTGGAGCAGCGCGAGGTCGATGTCATGTCGGTTGCCCGACAGGTGAATCGGGAAGCCGGGTTAAAAGTATCGGTGCCCCAACTCCAGGCCCCATGGACGGCTACCAGCGCCCGGTATGCCCGCTCGGCTGAGGGCTTGATGACCTGGTACGCGGGCTATCACGTAACGGGCGACGACTCCGTCTTCGTGGGCCTGCGTCAGACCGCCAGCGATGCCGACCCGCGCGCCAAAGACAGTTGGCTGGCGGAGGCGACCCGGGATGGCCGCGAAATGGGGACCGTCGACATCGGGGGGCGGACGTGGACCCGACACGAAACCGGCGGCGAGCCGGTCCGCCGGTCCCTGGTGTCAGAAGAAGGCGGGTTGCTCACTGTCGTGGAGGGGTTGGGCCCGCAGGAACGCCTCACCGAGTTCGCGGGCTCCTTACGCCCATACAAACCCTGA
- a CDS encoding fumarate hydratase, with protein MAEFAYEDLLPLGDDPTPYRLLTCEGVQVLDGPDGVPFLKVSPEALRLLSETAMHDIAHYLRPGHLSQLRTILQDPEASDNDKFVALDLLKNANISAGGVLPMCQDTGTAIVMGKRGQRVLTEGTDEKPLSEGIYDAYTTLNLRYSQNAPVTMFEEKNTGSNLPAQIELYADTLPGHENTYKFLFMAKGGGSANKSYLFQETKAILNEKTLPEFLREKIASLGTAACPPYHLAIVIGGTSAEFALKTAKYASAKYLDELPTSGDPATGHGFRDLEWEERVLQITRELGIGAQFGGKYFCHDVRVVRLPRHGASLPVAIAVSCSADRQCKGKITPEGVFIEQLEFDPGQYLPEVTESDLGEDAPVEEVVNIDLSRPMEQIRAELSRHPIKTRVSLTGTLVVARDIAHAKIRERLDAGEEMPQYMKDHPVYYAGPAKTPDGMASGSFGPTTAGRMDSYVDAFQAAGGSMVMLAKGNRSQQVTDACAKHGGFYLGSIGGPAARLAQDCIKHVEVLEYPELGMEAVWKIEVVDFPAFIVVDDKGNDFFATVGPKAVQSTIPTRPGLDDAQQDVDAGPVQGAPHE; from the coding sequence ATGGCCGAGTTCGCATACGAGGACCTGCTCCCCCTGGGCGATGACCCGACGCCCTACCGCCTCCTCACCTGCGAAGGCGTGCAGGTCCTCGACGGCCCGGACGGGGTGCCTTTCCTCAAGGTTTCGCCCGAGGCGTTGCGACTGTTGTCGGAGACGGCGATGCACGACATTGCGCACTACCTGCGACCCGGGCACTTGTCGCAGCTGCGCACGATCCTGCAAGACCCTGAAGCCAGCGACAACGACAAGTTCGTCGCCCTGGATCTGCTGAAGAACGCGAACATCTCTGCCGGTGGCGTGCTGCCCATGTGTCAGGACACCGGGACGGCGATCGTCATGGGTAAGCGGGGCCAGCGGGTTCTGACCGAGGGCACCGATGAGAAGCCGCTGTCCGAGGGCATCTACGACGCCTACACGACCCTCAACCTCAGGTATAGCCAGAACGCTCCGGTGACCATGTTCGAGGAGAAGAACACCGGCTCCAACCTTCCGGCTCAGATCGAGCTGTACGCCGATACCCTTCCCGGCCACGAGAACACCTACAAGTTCCTGTTCATGGCCAAGGGTGGCGGCAGCGCCAACAAGTCCTACCTGTTCCAGGAGACCAAAGCGATCCTGAACGAGAAGACGTTGCCGGAGTTCCTGCGCGAGAAGATCGCCTCCCTGGGCACCGCGGCCTGCCCGCCGTACCACCTAGCCATCGTCATCGGCGGCACCTCGGCCGAATTCGCACTCAAGACGGCCAAGTACGCCTCGGCGAAGTATCTCGATGAGCTCCCCACCTCAGGTGACCCGGCCACCGGCCACGGATTCCGCGACCTGGAGTGGGAAGAGCGGGTCCTGCAGATCACCCGTGAGCTCGGGATCGGCGCCCAGTTCGGCGGCAAGTACTTCTGCCACGACGTGCGCGTAGTTCGCCTCCCCCGCCACGGCGCCTCGCTCCCGGTAGCTATTGCCGTCTCCTGCTCGGCAGACCGTCAGTGCAAGGGCAAGATCACCCCCGAAGGGGTCTTCATCGAGCAGCTCGAGTTCGACCCGGGCCAGTACCTACCCGAGGTCACCGAGAGCGACCTCGGCGAAGACGCACCCGTCGAAGAGGTCGTGAACATCGACCTGTCGCGTCCCATGGAGCAGATCCGGGCCGAGCTGAGCCGGCATCCGATCAAGACCCGGGTTTCGCTGACCGGCACCCTTGTTGTGGCACGCGACATCGCGCACGCCAAGATCAGGGAACGTCTGGATGCAGGTGAAGAGATGCCCCAATACATGAAGGACCACCCGGTCTATTACGCCGGACCGGCCAAGACCCCCGACGGCATGGCTTCGGGGTCGTTCGGTCCGACGACGGCCGGCCGCATGGACTCCTATGTAGACGCTTTCCAGGCCGCTGGCGGCTCCATGGTCATGTTGGCCAAGGGAAACCGCAGCCAGCAGGTCACCGACGCCTGCGCCAAGCACGGCGGTTTCTACCTCGGCTCCATCGGCGGCCCGGCAGCACGGCTGGCCCAGGACTGCATCAAGCACGTCGAGGTCCTGGAGTACCCCGAACTCGGGATGGAAGCCGTGTGGAAGATCGAGGTCGTCGACTTCCCCGCCTTCATCGTCGTGGACGACAAGGGGAACGACTTTTTCGCTACTGTCGGTCCCAAAGCCGTTCAAAGCACCATCCCCACCCGCCCCGGGCTGGACGACGCCCAGCAGGACGTGGACGCCGGCCCGGTGCAAGGAGCTCCCCATGAGTGA
- a CDS encoding carbohydrate ABC transporter permease yields the protein MGIASLFIILFTIIPLLWIFSLSVKSTEAQLDPSLNVFGNFFPKPSEMTFKNYELILTGGASELFVPALINSLVVCLLATVIAVVLAMFCAYAIARLDFPGKKIILVTALAVSFFPVISLVTPLFNVWSKIGLFDTRIGLIIPYLSLTLPLAIWTLSAFFQQIPWEMEQAAQVDGATSWQAFRKVIVPLASPGVFTTAIITFFTAWNDFVFAISLTSDKARTVPAALAFFTGASQFEQPFGAISAAAVIVTIPVVILVLLFQQRIVSGLTSGAVKG from the coding sequence ATGGGGATCGCATCCCTGTTCATCATCCTGTTCACGATCATCCCGCTGCTGTGGATCTTCTCGTTGTCGGTGAAGAGCACCGAGGCGCAGCTGGATCCGTCGCTGAACGTATTCGGGAACTTCTTCCCGAAGCCGAGCGAGATGACGTTCAAGAACTACGAACTCATCCTCACCGGCGGTGCCAGCGAACTGTTCGTACCAGCGCTGATCAACTCCCTGGTCGTGTGCCTGCTCGCCACGGTCATCGCCGTGGTGCTGGCGATGTTCTGCGCGTACGCAATTGCGCGGCTGGACTTCCCGGGTAAGAAGATCATCCTGGTCACCGCCCTGGCGGTGTCGTTCTTCCCGGTGATCTCATTGGTCACGCCGCTGTTCAACGTGTGGAGCAAGATCGGTCTGTTCGACACCCGCATCGGTTTGATCATTCCCTACCTGTCCCTGACCCTGCCGCTGGCGATCTGGACCCTGTCCGCTTTCTTCCAGCAGATCCCGTGGGAGATGGAGCAGGCAGCGCAGGTCGACGGCGCGACGAGTTGGCAGGCCTTCCGCAAGGTCATCGTGCCGCTGGCCAGCCCGGGCGTGTTCACCACGGCGATCATCACGTTCTTCACCGCGTGGAACGACTTCGTCTTCGCGATCTCGCTGACCTCGGACAAGGCGCGGACCGTTCCGGCGGCGCTCGCCTTCTTCACCGGCGCCTCGCAGTTCGAGCAGCCCTTCGGGGCGATCTCGGCTGCAGCCGTCATCGTGACGATCCCGGTCGTCATCCTCGTGCTGCTCTTCCAGCAGCGCATCGTGTCCGGCCTCACCTCGGGCGCGGTCAAGGGCTGA
- a CDS encoding carbohydrate ABC transporter permease → MSTVATAPSTTRQPKPGLTDRAKGERALGWKLAGPAFVVMLLVTAYPIFQAIWNSLFSFRLTDPASRKFVFLGNYVTIVTDPLFWLAVGNTLFITVVTVVVELVIGMALAMLMNKVIWPRKTLRTVVLVPYSIITVVSAFAWFYGVQISTGFLNHWLEALTFGAWDVNFNWFGHWWSSMLVICMSEIWKTTPFMSLLLLSGLAQIDGAMEEAAKVDGATFWQRMFKVVLPNMKAAIMVAVLFRTLDAFRIFDNVFIMTQGAQNTTTFSLLAYDQTINRVEIGMGSAISVLLFLSVLLIAAIFVRGFKVDLTGGRN, encoded by the coding sequence GTGAGCACTGTCGCCACCGCGCCGAGCACGACTCGGCAACCTAAGCCAGGCCTGACCGACCGCGCCAAGGGCGAACGGGCGCTGGGTTGGAAGCTGGCTGGCCCGGCGTTCGTCGTGATGCTCCTCGTCACGGCGTACCCGATCTTCCAGGCGATCTGGAACTCCCTGTTCAGCTTCCGGTTGACCGACCCTGCTTCGCGCAAGTTCGTGTTCCTGGGCAACTACGTCACGATCGTCACCGACCCGTTGTTCTGGTTGGCGGTCGGCAACACCCTGTTCATCACCGTCGTGACGGTGGTCGTCGAACTCGTCATCGGCATGGCGCTTGCCATGCTCATGAACAAGGTCATCTGGCCGCGTAAGACACTGCGCACCGTCGTCTTGGTCCCGTATTCGATCATCACTGTGGTCTCGGCGTTCGCGTGGTTCTACGGCGTGCAGATCTCGACCGGGTTCCTCAACCACTGGCTGGAAGCGCTGACCTTCGGTGCCTGGGATGTGAACTTCAACTGGTTCGGTCACTGGTGGAGCTCGATGCTGGTCATCTGTATGTCGGAGATCTGGAAGACGACGCCTTTCATGTCGTTGCTCCTGCTCTCCGGTCTGGCCCAGATCGACGGAGCGATGGAGGAAGCCGCCAAGGTCGACGGCGCGACTTTCTGGCAGCGCATGTTCAAGGTCGTCCTGCCGAACATGAAGGCCGCCATCATGGTCGCGGTTCTCTTCCGCACCTTGGATGCGTTCCGCATCTTCGACAACGTGTTCATCATGACCCAGGGCGCCCAGAACACGACGACGTTCTCGCTGCTGGCCTACGACCAGACGATCAACCGGGTGGAGATCGGCATGGGTTCGGCGATCTCGGTTCTGCTGTTCCTCTCGGTCCTGCTCATCGCGGCGATCTTCGTCCGTGGTTTCAAGGTCGACCTCACCGGCGGAAGGAACTGA
- the rplM gene encoding 50S ribosomal protein L13, producing MRTYTPKPGDIERKWHVIDATDVVLGRLASQTAQLLRGKHKPTFAPHVDMGDFVIIINADKVALTGAKLEQKKAYHHSGFPGGLRATSYTELMAKDPARAVEKAVRGMLPKNSLARQQLSKLKVYAGDTHPHQAQQPAPFEISQVAQ from the coding sequence GTGCGTACCTACACCCCTAAGCCGGGCGACATCGAGCGCAAGTGGCACGTCATTGACGCCACCGACGTCGTGCTCGGTCGTCTCGCCTCGCAAACCGCGCAGTTGCTGCGCGGTAAGCACAAGCCGACATTCGCCCCCCACGTGGACATGGGCGACTTCGTCATCATCATCAACGCCGACAAGGTGGCCCTCACCGGCGCCAAGCTCGAGCAGAAGAAGGCTTACCACCACTCGGGATTCCCGGGTGGGTTGCGGGCCACCTCCTACACCGAGCTCATGGCCAAGGACCCCGCTCGCGCGGTCGAGAAGGCTGTGCGCGGCATGCTGCCCAAGAACTCCCTGGCCCGCCAGCAGCTCTCCAAGCTCAAGGTGTACGCCGGCGACACCCACCCGCACCAGGCTCAGCAGCCGGCGCCCTTCGAGATCTCGCAGGTGGCCCAGTAA
- a CDS encoding carbonic anhydrase, with protein sequence MSETALPSTPAQAWAALRAGNERFVADSPMHPNQGAARRHELAGGQAPFAAFFGCGDSRVAAEVIFDQGLGDLFVVRTAGHVVAEGVMGSLEFATEILGVPLIVVLGHDSCGAVKAAIQHYLDASMPKGYIRDIVERVTPSVIAAHRAGATGTDEVEAEHVRQTIHLIHERSQMIHRAVDEGRCAIVGLTYALADGRASVVEAIGDIGEPLAASA encoded by the coding sequence ATGAGTGAGACCGCACTCCCCTCAACACCGGCGCAGGCCTGGGCTGCCCTGCGTGCGGGCAACGAGCGATTCGTCGCCGACAGCCCCATGCACCCCAACCAAGGCGCCGCCCGCCGGCACGAACTGGCGGGAGGTCAGGCGCCGTTCGCCGCCTTCTTCGGCTGCGGTGACTCGCGGGTCGCCGCTGAGGTGATCTTCGATCAGGGCTTAGGGGACCTGTTCGTGGTGCGCACCGCGGGCCATGTCGTAGCAGAGGGCGTCATGGGATCCCTGGAGTTCGCGACCGAGATCCTGGGTGTGCCGCTTATCGTCGTCCTCGGCCACGACTCCTGCGGGGCGGTCAAGGCCGCCATTCAGCACTACCTGGACGCCTCGATGCCCAAGGGTTACATCCGCGACATCGTCGAGCGGGTCACACCCAGCGTCATCGCTGCGCATCGGGCTGGGGCGACCGGCACCGATGAGGTGGAGGCCGAGCACGTGCGCCAAACCATCCACCTGATCCACGAACGCTCGCAAATGATCCATCGAGCCGTCGACGAAGGGCGTTGCGCCATCGTGGGCCTGACCTACGCCCTGGCCGATGGCCGCGCCTCGGTGGTCGAAGCGATCGGCGACATCGGCGAACCGCTGGCTGCCTCTGCCTGA
- a CDS encoding ArsR/SmtB family transcription factor, whose translation MATEETPAAFPVDRSALRVLAHPLRSRILAELRSVGTATATDLAHALETNSGATSYHLRRLSEAGLVREVGVHGRRRLWEADSSDRTLDAPDDDNDEAALDWLARDYIAHFSTKAQGWLTEQPDWPLPWQETCGLDDHLVLVTAEQLASLRADVAEVLDRYRRVGAGNPQAKRVTFYTCPIPVDPPRRRTEIAP comes from the coding sequence ATGGCGACCGAGGAGACCCCGGCCGCGTTCCCCGTCGACCGCTCCGCACTGCGCGTCCTGGCCCACCCGCTGCGCTCCCGGATCCTGGCCGAGCTACGCAGCGTGGGCACCGCAACCGCCACTGATCTGGCCCACGCCCTGGAGACCAACTCCGGAGCAACCAGCTACCACCTGCGGCGCCTCAGCGAGGCGGGACTGGTACGCGAGGTCGGCGTGCATGGGCGGCGCCGACTCTGGGAGGCCGACTCCAGCGACCGCACGCTCGATGCCCCCGACGATGACAACGATGAGGCCGCCTTGGACTGGCTGGCCCGCGACTACATCGCCCACTTCTCCACCAAAGCCCAAGGCTGGCTCACCGAGCAGCCCGATTGGCCGTTGCCATGGCAGGAAACCTGCGGCCTGGACGACCATCTCGTGCTCGTCACCGCCGAGCAGTTAGCGTCTCTGCGCGCTGATGTGGCCGAGGTCCTCGATCGCTATCGCCGCGTGGGCGCCGGAAACCCCCAAGCCAAACGCGTCACTTTCTATACCTGCCCCATCCCCGTCGATCCCCCGCGCCGACGTACCGAGATTGCACCGTAG
- a CDS encoding extracellular solute-binding protein, protein MPQRRTKRSIAGIAAICITAAGALAACGGDDTSGSAKALTWYINPDSGGNDPNKKGQTHLAKVCTDQAKGAYTISTQVLPNSASDQRQQLLRRLAASDKGVDIMSIDPVNVAEYAEAGFLAEVPADKQEALKEDAVKPIVESAMWKDKMFAAPMWANTQLLWYRKSAAAEAGLDMSKPVTWDQLIEAAKKLDSSIGVQAKPYEGYTVWINALVESAGGHIIANEGAGADELQLGLDSAESKKAAAIIGEIARSGIGGPAMGSSDETASLDLFAGGGAFLVNWPYTWAALPEKGVDVKDIGFARYPQAVQGKESAPPLGGIELGVNAASANQAAAWDAIACITSQENQKTYMLGTGNPAARKAVYDDPEIKKEFPMASLIRESLDAGGPRPATQYYGDLSTALFKKFSPPDQVNEGTPAEAANFILEVLKGEALL, encoded by the coding sequence GTGCCACAACGAAGGACCAAGAGGTCGATCGCCGGGATAGCGGCGATCTGCATAACGGCTGCCGGTGCGCTCGCAGCCTGCGGAGGCGATGACACCTCGGGGTCTGCTAAGGCCCTGACGTGGTACATCAACCCTGACTCGGGCGGTAACGACCCGAACAAGAAGGGGCAGACCCACCTGGCGAAGGTCTGCACCGATCAGGCCAAGGGTGCCTACACCATCTCCACCCAGGTGCTGCCCAACAGTGCCAGCGATCAGCGTCAGCAACTGCTGCGTCGCCTCGCCGCCTCCGACAAGGGCGTCGACATCATGTCGATCGACCCCGTCAACGTGGCCGAATATGCCGAAGCAGGATTCCTGGCCGAGGTGCCGGCCGACAAACAGGAGGCGCTCAAGGAAGACGCGGTCAAACCCATCGTCGAATCGGCGATGTGGAAGGACAAGATGTTCGCGGCGCCGATGTGGGCCAATACCCAGCTGCTGTGGTACCGCAAGTCGGCAGCTGCGGAAGCCGGCCTGGACATGAGCAAGCCGGTCACCTGGGATCAACTCATCGAAGCCGCCAAAAAGCTCGATTCGAGCATCGGTGTCCAGGCCAAACCGTATGAGGGTTACACGGTGTGGATCAACGCACTCGTGGAGTCGGCGGGTGGACACATCATCGCCAATGAGGGTGCGGGCGCCGACGAGCTCCAGCTCGGTCTGGACTCGGCAGAGAGTAAGAAGGCTGCCGCCATCATCGGCGAGATCGCTCGCAGCGGGATCGGCGGTCCTGCGATGGGTTCCTCCGATGAGACCGCCTCGCTGGACCTGTTCGCAGGTGGCGGCGCGTTTCTCGTCAACTGGCCCTACACCTGGGCGGCGCTACCCGAGAAGGGCGTCGACGTGAAGGACATCGGCTTCGCGCGCTATCCGCAGGCAGTTCAGGGCAAGGAGTCTGCGCCCCCCTTGGGTGGGATCGAGCTCGGCGTGAACGCGGCGAGCGCCAACCAGGCGGCGGCCTGGGATGCCATCGCCTGCATCACCAGCCAGGAGAACCAGAAGACCTACATGTTGGGCACGGGTAACCCTGCGGCCCGCAAGGCGGTCTACGACGACCCGGAGATCAAGAAGGAGTTCCCGATGGCATCGCTCATCCGCGAATCCCTCGATGCGGGTGGGCCTCGTCCTGCGACGCAGTACTACGGCGACCTGTCGACCGCGTTGTTCAAGAAGTTCAGCCCGCCGGACCAGGTGAACGAAGGCACTCCCGCCGAGGCCGCCAACTTCATTCTTGAAGTCCTGAAGGGGGAGGCCCTGCTGTGA